The genomic DNA CGGCTGTCATTACATGGTGCAGTGGATGGACCGCGACACCACCGGCTTTACCCACATGGGCGGCGAAGGGGCCAACTGGATCGGAGAGGCACCGTTTTCGACCACCGATCACGTGTTCCAGAACATCGGCGACGGCACCTACAACCACTCGGGCATTCAGGCAATCCGCGCCGCGATGGCCGCAGGCACCAACATCACATACAAAATCCTCTACAACGACGCGGTCGCCATGACGGGCGGCCAATCGAACGAAGGCGATCTGGACGCGCCGCGCATCGTGGCCGAACTGCGCGCGATGGGCGTGCAAAACCTCGCCGTGGTATACGACGAAAAAGAGGACGTGGACCCGGCTGCCTTCAAAGGCGTCGACATGTTCGAGCGTGCCGAACTGGACGAAGTGCAAAAACGGCTGTCCCGGACCAAGGGCGTCAGCGCCATCGTCTATATCCAGACCTGCGCCGCAGAAAAGCGCCGCCGGCGCAAGCGCGGCACCTTCCCCGATCCGGACAAGCGGGTCTTTATCAACACCGACGTCTGCGAGGGCTGTGGCGATTGCGGCGTGCAATCGAACTGCGTGTCCATCGTGCCTGCCGAAACCGAACTGGGGCGCAAACGGGCCATCGACCAGTCGTCGTGCAACAAGGATTTCTCCTGCCTCAAGGGCTTCTGCCCGTCCTTCGTCACGCTCGAAGGGGCCAAGGTGCGGCGCGAGGCCACGACGGATGTCACCATCCCCGACCTGCCGACCCCCGATCTGCCCACCATCGACGGGACGTGGAATGTCGTCATCACCGGTGTCGGCGGCACGGGCGTCGTGACCATCGGCGCGGTGCTGGCACAGGCCGCCCAGATCGACGGCAAGGGCGCGGGCATGATGGAAATGGCCGGTCTTGCCCAAAAGGGCGGCGCGGTGAACATCCACTGCCGGCTCGCCAACAGCCCCGATGACATCAGCGCCATCCGTGTGGCCACGGGCGAATGTGACGCGCTGATCGGCGGCGATCTGGTCGTCTCGGCGGGCAATAAAACACTCGGACTGACGGCGCAGGGGCGCACCGGTGCGGTGGTCAACGCCCATCAGATCATCACCGGCGATTTCACCCGCGACACTGAATTCCAGATGCCCTACGACCGGCTGGAACTGGCGCTGCAGGCGCGGCTGAAGGACCGGCTGGCTCTGTTTGACGCCTCCGATCTGGCCAAGGCGACCCTGGGCGATTCCATCTTTTCCAACATGATGATTTTCGGAGGCGCATGGCAGCGCGGGCTTATCCCGCTGAGCTTTGCGGCCATCGAACAGGCGATCAAGCTCAACGGCGCCGCGGTGGAGCGCAATCTGCGCGCCTTCGAACTGGGGCGCTGGGCGGTGCTTCATCCGCAAGACGCCGAGCGGGTGCTCACGCCGCAGGTCGTGGCGCTGCCCAAGACGCCGGAGGAAAAAACCGCCTTCCGCGCCGATCACCTGACCGCCTATCAGGGCAAGCGGCTCGCCAAGCGCTACCGCAAGTTTGTCGATGGTATCACGGACCGCGACGTGCGCGCCGCCGCCGTCGAAGGCTATCACAAACTGCTCGCCTACAAGGACGAATACGAAGTGGCGCGGCTCTTGCTGACCAGCCGCGAACGGGCCGCTGCCGAATTCGAGGGGGACTTTAAGATGACCTTCAATCTCGCGCCACCGATGCTGTCTAGGGCGGGACCGGACGGGCGGCCCATGAAACGCGAATTCGGCCCATGGCTGGAACGGCCCCTGCGCGTGATGGCGGGGCTCAAGCGTCTGCGCGGCACGCCGCTCGACGTGTTCGGCTACACCGCCGAGCGCAAGATGGAGCGCGCACTGATCCGGCAATACGAATCCGACATGGCCGAAGTGCTTCCCAAACTCACCGACCAGACCCGCGAGGCGATCGTCGCCTTGGCCGCGCTGCCCAAAACGATCCGCGGCTTCGGCCCCGTCAAACAGGCGAACGAAGCGGTGGCCGCCAAACGGCGCGAAGAACTGTTGGCGGTGATCCGTGCGGGCGGCTCCTCAGTGGCCAAGGCGGCCGAGTGATGGCACACGCCTGTCATACACTCTGTGCACAGCCTGTGTACGCGGTGTGACAGGCGAATTTGATGCGAGCGGACCCCCAGTTGCGACCAAGCCCACCCTTCTGCGCCGCGCATGATCTCAGCTACGCCAGCGCTGCCGAAACCCGTGGCGGACGGGTCGTGATCCGTGCGCTCGAAAACGCGACGGGGCGGCTGCATCTGATGCGGCGGGCACGGGGGGTCGAGCACGAAATCACCCCCGGCTGCACGGTCTTTGACGCGCTGGTCGACCGCTACGGCCTCAGCTTGAACATCGTTGGCGGAGCTATTGATTATATTGGGAAATCCGGGCCGGTGATTGTGATTGCGAACCATCCCTACGGCATTCTCGACGGGATGATGATGGGCCATTTGCTGGGGCAGCGGCGGCCCGATTTTCGCATCATGGCCAACGCAGTGTTTGCTGGCTCTCCCGATATCCAAGATATGCTGCTGCCGATTGATTTTAATGATACGAAACAAGCGCTTGCAGGCAACCTTGAAACCCGCCGCGCGGCGCTTGCGCATCTGGATCAGGGCGGGTGCATCGGGGTGTTTCCCGGCGGCACCGTCAGCACCGGCGCGCGGCCCTTCGCCCGCCCCATGGACCCCGCGTGGCGGAATTTCACCGCCCGGCTGATCGCCAAATCGGACGCCGTTGTTGTTCCTGTGTACTTCGATGGTAAGACCAGTAAATTGTTTCAGCTTGTCAGTCACTTGCACGCCACTCTTCGTCACGGTTTGCTGCTCAAGGAGTTTCGCGCGCGCGTGGATTCCCCCGTGAATGTGGCAATTGGCAGGCCTCTGGGCCGTGACGTTCTGGACCCACTGGCAAAAGACGGCAAAGCGATGATGGATTTCCTGCGCAAAGCCACGTATGAGCTTGCTCCAGAACCGCTCGACTCCTTTGACGCGGGATATGACTTCGAGGACCGGCGCCGCCGCCGGTAACGCATATGGCTGTTGGCATTTTTGATAGTGGTTTAGGGGGTTTGACCATCTGGGACGCCGTTCAGGCGCGCCTGCCGGATCAGGATTTCGTCTATCTCGCCGACAGTGCCCACGCGCCTTACGGGGTGCGCGAACCCGATGATATTTATGACCTTACGGTCGCCGCCACGCAGCGTCTGTTCGATGCGGGCTGTGATCTGGTCGTGCTGGCCTGCAACACCGCCTCCGCCGCGGCCCTGCGGCGCATGCAGGAAAGCTGGGTGCCCGCCGACAAACGTGTGCTTGGCGTGTTTGTGCCCCTGATCGAGGCCATGACCGAACGGCAGTGGGGCGACAACTCTCCACCGCGCGAAGTGGCGGTGAAAACCGTCGCGCTTTTTGCCACGCCCGCCACCGTTGCGACCCGCGCGTTCCAGCGTGAACTGGCGTTCCGCGCCATCGGCGTCGACGTCGAAGCGCAGGCCTGCGGCGGTGTTGTCGATGCGATCGAAGACGGGGACATGATCCTCGCCGAAGCGCTGGTCCGCAGTCACGTGGACGCGCTCAAACGCAAGATGCCGCACCCCCAGGCGGCGATCCTGGGCTGCACACATTACCCGCTTATGACGGACGCGTTTCAGGACGCGCTGGGTGCGGATGTCGCCGTCTACAGCCAAGCCGATCTGGTGGCCGAAAGCCTTTCCGATTACCTGCGCCGTCATCCCGACAAGAAGGGCAGCGGGCAGGCGGCCTTTCTGACGACGGGCGATCCCAAGCGTGTCAGCCAGCGGGCCACGCAGTTCTTGCGACGACAGATGAAATTCACGGCTGCGTAACGGCGCCACCATCTGCCCTGAACTGACTTTTCCGAACGGACATTCGACATGACATATAATATCGCAATCCTTGGTGCATCGGGCTACACCGGTGCCGAATTGATCCGGCTGATCGCCGGCCACCCCCACATGAACATCAAGGCGCTTGGCGGAAATTCCAAAGCCGGTCAAAGCCTTGCGAGCGTGTTCCCGCATCTGCGTCATCTGGATCTTCCCGATCTGGTCACCATGGACGAGATCGATTTTGACGCAATCGATCTGTGCTTTTGCGCGCTTCCGCACAAGACCAGTCAGGAAGTGATCGCAAAGCTGCCCGAGACGTTGAAGATCGTCGATCTGTCGGCGGATTTCCGGCTGCGGGATCCCGAAGCCTACGAGGCATGGTATGGCAACCCTCACACGGCGCAGGCGCAGCAACGCGAGGCGGTGTACGGGCTGACCGAATTCTACCGCGACGACATCCGCGCGGCCCGGCTGGTCGCGGGTACGGGGTGCAACGCGGCGACCGGTCAGTTCATGCTGCGCCCCCTGATCGCGGCGGGTGTGATCGACCTTGACGACATCATTCTGGATCTGAAATGCGCGGTGTCCGGTGCGGGGCGGGCGCTGAAGGAAAATCTGCTGCATGCGGAGCTGTCCGAAGGGTTTCACGCCTACGCCGTGGGGGGCACGCACCGGCATCTCGGTGAATTCGATCAGGAATTCTCCGCCGTTGCCGGTAAGCCGGTAAAAATCCAGTTTACGCCGCATCTCGTGCCTGCCAATCGCGGTATCCTTGCCACCGGCTATGTGAAGGGCGATGCGCAAACCGTGCACGCCACGCTGACCGAGGCTTACGTAGACGAACCGTTCATTGATGTGCTGCCGTTTGGAGAGGCACCCAGTACGCGCCATATCCGCGGATCGAATTTCTGTCACATCGGCGTTTGCGCAGACCGGATCGCGGGGCGGACGATTGTCATCGGCGCGCTCGACAATCTGACGAAAGGGTCGTCGGGCCAAGCGTTGCAAAACGCCAATCTGATGTTAGGTATTGAAGAGACAGAGGCGCTTATGATGGCGCCGCTCTTTCCTTGATATCCTAGGGTTCCGCGATGAAAAGCCTCAAAAAACAGCGCCGCATCCAACTCATTGCCGTGGCCGTGGTCGCGTTGATCGCGGCGACAGCGTTGATCGGGTACGGGTTGCGCGACGGCATCAATTTCTTCCGCTCACCCAGTCAGGTCGCCGAAACGCCCCCTGCGCCAACAGAAGTGTTCCGGATCGGGGGGCTGGTGGCCGAAGGCAGCCTGATCCGCGGTGCAGGAGAGCAGATTTCATTTGCCGTAACCGATGGCGGCGCCACGGTGCCCGTGGTCTATACGGGCGTCCTGCCGGATCTGTTCGAAGAAAATCAGGGCATGGTCGGGACAGGGTCCTACATCAACGGTGTGTTCGAAGCGACTGAAATTCTTGCCAAACACGATGAAACCTACATGCCGAAAGAAGTGGTCGACGCGCTCAAGGAGCAAGGCGTTTACCAAGAGCCCGAAAGCTGACGCAACGCGCGTTGTGATCTCGCCGCGTTAATCTTTGATGCTCAAGTCTCATCCCGTAACCTACGGGAGGGCGAAGATGTTGAACGTCAGGCAGATCGCGGAAGAGATCGTCAAACGCGAAGGTGGCTATGTGAATGACCCCGATGATCCGGGGGGCGCGACAAACTTTGGCGTGACGATCCATACGATGCGTCGTCTGGGTCTGGATCTGGACGGGGATGGCCGCGTGACACCGGGTGACGTAAAACGGCTGACCCGCGCGCAGGCTGTCGAGATTTTCCTGCGCCATTACTACGAACGTCCGTTGATTTCCCATTTGCCCAAGGCCCTGCAGGCCAGCGTGTTCGACATGTACGTCAACGCCGGCAGCAACGCCGTGAAAATACTTCAGCGGCTCATGGTCGAGATGGGCTATGCCGTGACGGTCGATGGCGCGTTGGGCCCGCAGAGCATTGCCGCGGTGCGCGCCGCACATCAGGCTGCACCCGACCATCTGGTCGACGCCTACGGGATTGCGCGGCGCAACTATTATTTCCGCTTGGCCGACCGGCGCGTTGCGAGCCGCAAATACGCGCGCACGCGCGCGGGCGGCAAGGGCGGCTGGATCAAGCGGGCCGAAGAATTCATATCCCGGCGGTATCACATGACATCGGACCAGTTTCAGAAAAGGACAGCGGCATGGGGTTGATCGAGCGGTTTTTCAGCGTCGTCTTTGGCGGCGATCGCAACGTGGTGCGCGAGACGGTCGAGGTGTTTCGCGAAAATGCAGAGCAGGGCGCGCGCCGCTCCGCAATGGTGCAAAAGCAGGCGATGGGCCAATACGGCAAGGAGTTCGAGACGCCGAGGCAGGGCGGGTTTGACCGGTTCATGGACGGGATCAACCGGCTGCCGCGGCCCGCTCTGGCGCTGGGTACGCTCGGCCTGTTCGTGTCGGCCATGGTCGCGCCCTTGTGGTTTTCGCAACGCATGCAGGGGATCGCGCTTGTGCCTGAACCGATGTGGTGGCTTTTGGGGGTCATCGTGTCGTTCTATTTCGGGGCCCGCCATCAGGTGAAATCGCAGGAATTTCAACGCTCTATTGTAGACACGATGCAGCATGTCCCGCAGGTTATGGACAATATCAGGGCCTTGCGAGAATTGCGCGCCGAAGATATCGGCGTGGCGGATGCAGGGTCGGACGTGAGGCTCGCCGCACAGGCGCTCAAGGCCGATACGAACCCCGCGCTGGAGGCGTGGCAGGCCGCACGCTAGCCCCGCTGCCTGCGGCCCTTTGGCCCACACCTTTGTCATTGGAAGCGCCCGCGCGTCCGGTTATATTCCGCTCATGATTACAGAGCTTGGACATTTCGCGTTGCTGCTCGCCTTTGGCGTGGCGCTCATCCAGACCATCGTCCCGCTTGTGGGTGCCGCGCGGGGCTGGCCCGGCTGGATGGCGGTGGCCGAACCTGCGGCGACGGTGCAATTCTTGCTGATCGCGCTGTCTTTCGGCGCGCTGACGTGGGCCTTCGTAACCTCGGATTTCAGTCTGCGGATCGTGGTCGAGAACAGCCATTCGGCCAAACCGATGATCTACAAAATCTCGGGCACCTGGGGTAATCACGAAGGCTCGATGCTTTTGTGGGTGTTGATCGTGGCGCTGTTCGGGGCGATGGCCGCATGGTTCGGCAACCAGCTGCCCGACAGTTTGCGCGCGCGGGTGCTGAGCGTACAGGCCGCGATCGGGCTGGCGTTTATGGCTTTCATCCTGCTGACGTCCAATCCCTTTGACCGGCTCGCAGTGCCGCCCTTTGACGGACAGGACCTGAACCCGCTGTTGCAAGACCCCGGCTTGGCCTTTCATCCGCCGTTCCTCTATCTGGGCTATGTCGGTCTGAGCATGGCGTTCAGCTTTGCCGTGGCGGCATTGATCGAAGGGCGCGTTGACGCGGCTTGGGGGCGTTGGGTGCGGCCTTGGACCCTTGCTGCGTGGGTATTCCTGACCATCGGGATCGCATTGGGATCCTGGTGGGCCTATTACGAACTCGGCTGGGGCGGTTTCTGGTTCT from Sulfitobacter sp. S190 includes the following:
- the argC gene encoding N-acetyl-gamma-glutamyl-phosphate reductase, with product MTYNIAILGASGYTGAELIRLIAGHPHMNIKALGGNSKAGQSLASVFPHLRHLDLPDLVTMDEIDFDAIDLCFCALPHKTSQEVIAKLPETLKIVDLSADFRLRDPEAYEAWYGNPHTAQAQQREAVYGLTEFYRDDIRAARLVAGTGCNAATGQFMLRPLIAAGVIDLDDIILDLKCAVSGAGRALKENLLHAELSEGFHAYAVGGTHRHLGEFDQEFSAVAGKPVKIQFTPHLVPANRGILATGYVKGDAQTVHATLTEAYVDEPFIDVLPFGEAPSTRHIRGSNFCHIGVCADRIAGRTIVIGALDNLTKGSSGQALQNANLMLGIEETEALMMAPLFP
- the ccmE gene encoding cytochrome c maturation protein CcmE, whose amino-acid sequence is MKSLKKQRRIQLIAVAVVALIAATALIGYGLRDGINFFRSPSQVAETPPAPTEVFRIGGLVAEGSLIRGAGEQISFAVTDGGATVPVVYTGVLPDLFEENQGMVGTGSYINGVFEATEILAKHDETYMPKEVVDALKEQGVYQEPES
- a CDS encoding indolepyruvate ferredoxin oxidoreductase family protein, with the protein product MTTQKISLNDRFDLSKSPVLLNGTQALVRMMMMQAARDRAAGLNTAGLVTGYRGSPLGAVDLQMSRAEKPLAEHNIIFQAGLNEDLAATALWGSQQAELRGEGKYDGVFGLWYGKGPGVDRSGDVMRHANMAGSSAKGGVLMAMGDDHTGESSTVLHQSEWAMVDAYMPVVSPAGVQEIMDYGIYGWALSRFSGLWVGLKTMKDTVEATSVVDGDPFRMELTTPDFDMPDGGLNIRLIDTPHAQEARMIDHKRFAAEAFSHANKMDKRIWGKPGAKIGFVAAGKNWLDLVHALSLLNIDANEAERLGITTYKVGQTFPLDMRGFHDWAEGLDLIVVVEEKRKLIEVQIKEAIFDDRRGRRVYGWHKGGGAGSMHGAELFPTRGALDPIMIAEKLGGILLEEGRDTDAIRAGLQKLDEARRADNAEDIAARTPYFCSGCPHNTSTKVPEGARAYAGIGCHYMVQWMDRDTTGFTHMGGEGANWIGEAPFSTTDHVFQNIGDGTYNHSGIQAIRAAMAAGTNITYKILYNDAVAMTGGQSNEGDLDAPRIVAELRAMGVQNLAVVYDEKEDVDPAAFKGVDMFERAELDEVQKRLSRTKGVSAIVYIQTCAAEKRRRRKRGTFPDPDKRVFINTDVCEGCGDCGVQSNCVSIVPAETELGRKRAIDQSSCNKDFSCLKGFCPSFVTLEGAKVRREATTDVTIPDLPTPDLPTIDGTWNVVITGVGGTGVVTIGAVLAQAAQIDGKGAGMMEMAGLAQKGGAVNIHCRLANSPDDISAIRVATGECDALIGGDLVVSAGNKTLGLTAQGRTGAVVNAHQIITGDFTRDTEFQMPYDRLELALQARLKDRLALFDASDLAKATLGDSIFSNMMIFGGAWQRGLIPLSFAAIEQAIKLNGAAVERNLRAFELGRWAVLHPQDAERVLTPQVVALPKTPEEKTAFRADHLTAYQGKRLAKRYRKFVDGITDRDVRAAAVEGYHKLLAYKDEYEVARLLLTSRERAAAEFEGDFKMTFNLAPPMLSRAGPDGRPMKREFGPWLERPLRVMAGLKRLRGTPLDVFGYTAERKMERALIRQYESDMAEVLPKLTDQTREAIVALAALPKTIRGFGPVKQANEAVAAKRREELLAVIRAGGSSVAKAAE
- a CDS encoding holin family protein; the protein is MGLIERFFSVVFGGDRNVVRETVEVFRENAEQGARRSAMVQKQAMGQYGKEFETPRQGGFDRFMDGINRLPRPALALGTLGLFVSAMVAPLWFSQRMQGIALVPEPMWWLLGVIVSFYFGARHQVKSQEFQRSIVDTMQHVPQVMDNIRALRELRAEDIGVADAGSDVRLAAQALKADTNPALEAWQAAR
- a CDS encoding lysophospholipid acyltransferase family protein produces the protein MRADPQLRPSPPFCAAHDLSYASAAETRGGRVVIRALENATGRLHLMRRARGVEHEITPGCTVFDALVDRYGLSLNIVGGAIDYIGKSGPVIVIANHPYGILDGMMMGHLLGQRRPDFRIMANAVFAGSPDIQDMLLPIDFNDTKQALAGNLETRRAALAHLDQGGCIGVFPGGTVSTGARPFARPMDPAWRNFTARLIAKSDAVVVPVYFDGKTSKLFQLVSHLHATLRHGLLLKEFRARVDSPVNVAIGRPLGRDVLDPLAKDGKAMMDFLRKATYELAPEPLDSFDAGYDFEDRRRRR
- a CDS encoding holin-associated N-acetylmuramidase; the encoded protein is MLNVRQIAEEIVKREGGYVNDPDDPGGATNFGVTIHTMRRLGLDLDGDGRVTPGDVKRLTRAQAVEIFLRHYYERPLISHLPKALQASVFDMYVNAGSNAVKILQRLMVEMGYAVTVDGALGPQSIAAVRAAHQAAPDHLVDAYGIARRNYYFRLADRRVASRKYARTRAGGKGGWIKRAEEFISRRYHMTSDQFQKRTAAWG
- a CDS encoding glutamate racemase — protein: MAVGIFDSGLGGLTIWDAVQARLPDQDFVYLADSAHAPYGVREPDDIYDLTVAATQRLFDAGCDLVVLACNTASAAALRRMQESWVPADKRVLGVFVPLIEAMTERQWGDNSPPREVAVKTVALFATPATVATRAFQRELAFRAIGVDVEAQACGGVVDAIEDGDMILAEALVRSHVDALKRKMPHPQAAILGCTHYPLMTDAFQDALGADVAVYSQADLVAESLSDYLRRHPDKKGSGQAAFLTTGDPKRVSQRATQFLRRQMKFTAA